A window of Macrococcus sp. 19Msa1099 genomic DNA:
AGAAGTTTATCTTTAATCCATATGAAACAAAATCAATCGCAGGCATGGATATTGAGTCGTTCGGTGTGTCACACGATGCGGTAGATCCGCAATTTTATATCTTCAATAATAATTATAAGAAACTTACAGTTATTACGGATACGGGATACGTATCTGACCGTATGAAAGGTATGATTCACGGAAGTGATTGTTATGTGTTTGAAAGCAATCATGATGTAGATATGCTGCGTATGGGCCGTTACCCATGGAAAACGAAACAGCGTATATTAAGTGATATGGGACATGTTTCCAACGAAGATGCTGCGTATGCAATGCGTGATGTGATTACTGGTAGTACAAAGCGTATATATCTTTCACATCTCTCTCAAGATAATAATATGAAAGATATTGCACGTATGAGCGTACAACAAATATTAAATGCACACGATATTGATACTGAGAATGAAGTGGTGATCTGTGATACAGATAAAGCCGTGGCAACACCAATTTATGAGATTTAAGTATTCACATGTGTATAAGTATAGAAAATTCACAAAATATGTGCATAACTATGGATAACTTTGTGCATAAATAATAAGTTATACACAAAAAAGAAAAGATGTTCGGTAAAACGGGCATCTTTTTTATTTTTATGCATTGTAATTTTACAAAAATTATATGAATAACCTTTAAAATGTGATTATAATAGGATTGTGAAATGTGAATATGTGATTAACTTGTGGATAAGTAGGATAACTTTTATAAAAGGAATGAATAAACATGAAAATAACAATAATAACTGTGGGTAAGTTGAAAGAGAAGTACTGGAAGATGGCTGTAGATGAATATGTAAAAAGACTTGGTGCATATACTAAATTGGAACTCGTTGAGGTAGCTGACGAGAAAGACTCGGATAATATGAGTGAGAAAGATATCGAGATTGCGAAGAAGAAAGAAGCGGAAAGAATATTGAGCAAGGTGAAGGAGGACAGCTTTGTATATACGTTAGAAATTCTTGGCAAGCAGCTCGACTCTGTGCAGTTATCAAAAGAGATGGAGCAAAAGATGAACACCGGTAAAAGTCACTTAACCTTTATCATTGGAGGATCAAACGGTCTGCATCAAAGTGTTATGAATCGCTCTAACTACGCCCTATCATTTAGTAAGATGACATTTCCGCATCAGATGATGAAAGTGATACTGCTGGAGCAAGTGTATCGAGGGTTTAGAATAATTAGGAATGAATCGTATCACAAGTAATGAGGTTTATTTAGAACTGTGCCTAATCACTGAGGTAAAGACATGTCGATTTGATATGTCTTTTTTTATAATTAGTCAGTATTATTCAAAAGAAAATATTATTAATGTTATTTAAATTAGTTAACAGTGTAACAATGTTATGTTACGATATTTTCGAGGTGATGATATGGAGGATTTAATATCTAAAAAAGAGTTGCTGAAAGTATGTGATATTAGCTACGGGCAGTTGTATCGCTGGAAACGAAAGAAGCTGATTCCTGAAGATTGGTTTGTAAGAAAGTCTACTTATACAGGCCAAGAAGCATTTTTTCCTAGAAATAAGATGATTGAGCGCATAGAAATGATAAAAACTTTAAAAGATGATCATGCTTTAGATGATTTGTATCAAATTTTTAAAGAAGATTGTGAGGTAATTGAACAAAGAGACTATGATAGTAGTTTGTTTGAAGAACATTATTGGGAAATTGCAGACTCCATTTTTACGAAGCGTAATAGTGTTTCACATAATGAAGGTATGACATTGATGTTTATAGAGCTTGCTTTAAATTCAGGGTATTTTTCAAAAGAAGAAGTACTAGAAAGTGCAGTAATATATCACCAAAACGAGATGAAAGATGTAAATTATTATTTTGTGCGAGCTATGGGTGTGTTCATGCTTATTTGCGCAAAAGAGATATTAAAAATAAGTGAAAACGCAAAGATTATTTACGAATTAGATGATACAGAAATTCAATTAGCTATACAACAAAAATTGAAAAGAGGTAGTCATGATGACAACGAATCTAAATATTAATGCGATGACAACTATAGCTGCGGGAGAATATGATGAAATTAAAGTTACGGGTATAGGTTCAGTAACTGGAGATATTAAAGCTGACTTGATTAAAATAAGTGGAAAAATGGATGCTGAGGGTGATATTTCAGTTAGAGATTTCAAAGTATCAGGAATGACTAGCATCAAAGGTTCCTTAAAAGCTGATACTATGAAAACAAGTGGCAAGACAAATATTGAGGGAAGTATAGAAGGTAATGACGTCCATGTATCTGGTATGTTAGATGTTGAAGGAAATATTACGGGTGAAAGATTAAAAGTATCTGGTTATTTAACAGTTGAAGGTGATATCGAAGTTGATCATTTTGAATGTAGTGGAAAAATTGAAAGTGATGGTTTGATAAATGCCGAAACGATTAATATTACGCTTGGGAATAATTGTTCAGCACAAGAAATTGGTGGAAAAGAAATTACTATACTAGATGGAAAGGCGACTGAGAATAAAGGTTTATTTGCATCATTGTTTATAGAAAATAAAAGTGGAAAGTTGACTTGTGATTTAATCGAGGGTGATGAAATTCGTCTAGAAAACGTGCTATGTGATGTAGTAAGAGGAAAGAATATTATCATTGGTAAAGGTTGTATTATAGAAAAAGTTGAATATACAAATACAATAGAGGTTATTGAAAATGCGACTATCAATGAGCAGATAAAAATATAAATGAAGAAAGTCACTTCTCGAAATTTGAGAAATGATTATTATTATAATCTAATAGATTAAAGTACATTAATTTATTTAGTAATAAAATAATTGATGAATTATATCAGTTCGGGGTAAGGGTGGATATTAATGAGTGAGTTATTAAATGTTTATTATAAAAATAGAAAATTAAAAGGTGTTGATAGTAGACAGAAAGTACATCAACAAGGCGAGTGGCATGAAACGTTTCAATGTATATTTATACAAGGTGATAATATATTTCTTCAAAAAAGAAGTTCTAATGTGAAAGATTATAAAGGTATGATTGATGTAACGGTTGGAGGACACCTATTGAATGATGAAACAGTTGATAATGGTACGCGTGAAATCGAAGAGGAGATGGGTATTCAAGTAGGTTTTGAAAGTTTAAGTTTTTTATGTACACTTCCTGAGGAGATGACTTCAGATAATATAATCGATAGAGAATTTATTAATATATATACTCTAGAGGTGTCAGAAGAGGATGTAAATAGTATTCACCACGACACAGAAGTAGACTATTTATTAAAGATAAACTTGGAAGACTTCTATAATTTCTGTATAAATAACACTGAAAATTGCAAAGGATATACAGTTATTAGCGATGAAGAGATTACTTTTACAAATAATGATTTTCTACCATATAGCAATGCATACTTTATGTGTATTGGTGCATTGTTATACCATAAAAAGTAAGTGAGAATGAAATCCTTAAAGTTATCATAAATGATGTGATTTTTCTTAACAATAAAACGCCTCTCTATAATTATAGAGAGATGTTTTAATATTATTTCAAATTATTATTACTCTAAGTTTGCATGATTATTCTGCATTGTTTCTTCATCAACATTTAGGGATTCTTGAATCGTTAACACGATACTGTCTAAATAGATTTGACTGCTTTGCTCAAAGAGACTCCCTAAAGGTTGTTTTGAACCTTCTGCATCGTATTTTGTACCAGCAGGTAATACGATGGTTAAGTCTGC
This region includes:
- a CDS encoding MBL fold metallo-hydrolase: MINMSVLASGSTGNAVYVESEKGSLLVDAGLTGKKIEGLFDQIDRKVENLNGILVTHEHIDHIKGLGVLARKYQLPIYANEKTWERIEHADKKIPSDQKFIFNPYETKSIAGMDIESFGVSHDAVDPQFYIFNNNYKKLTVITDTGYVSDRMKGMIHGSDCYVFESNHDVDMLRMGRYPWKTKQRILSDMGHVSNEDAAYAMRDVITGSTKRIYLSHLSQDNNMKDIARMSVQQILNAHDIDTENEVVICDTDKAVATPIYEI
- the rlmH gene encoding 23S rRNA (pseudouridine(1915)-N(3))-methyltransferase RlmH, encoding MKITIITVGKLKEKYWKMAVDEYVKRLGAYTKLELVEVADEKDSDNMSEKDIEIAKKKEAERILSKVKEDSFVYTLEILGKQLDSVQLSKEMEQKMNTGKSHLTFIIGGSNGLHQSVMNRSNYALSFSKMTFPHQMMKVILLEQVYRGFRIIRNESYHK
- a CDS encoding DUF4004 family protein is translated as MEDLISKKELLKVCDISYGQLYRWKRKKLIPEDWFVRKSTYTGQEAFFPRNKMIERIEMIKTLKDDHALDDLYQIFKEDCEVIEQRDYDSSLFEEHYWEIADSIFTKRNSVSHNEGMTLMFIELALNSGYFSKEEVLESAVIYHQNEMKDVNYYFVRAMGVFMLICAKEILKISENAKIIYELDDTEIQLAIQQKLKRGSHDDNESKY
- a CDS encoding NUDIX domain-containing protein, producing MSELLNVYYKNRKLKGVDSRQKVHQQGEWHETFQCIFIQGDNIFLQKRSSNVKDYKGMIDVTVGGHLLNDETVDNGTREIEEEMGIQVGFESLSFLCTLPEEMTSDNIIDREFINIYTLEVSEEDVNSIHHDTEVDYLLKINLEDFYNFCINNTENCKGYTVISDEEITFTNNDFLPYSNAYFMCIGALLYHKK